The Amycolatopsis sp. NBC_01480 genome segment GCGACGAAGGCGGCCGACGGCCCCTACGCCAAGGCCGTCGCCGAGTTCGCCCAGGCGCAGGCCAAGGCCGCCCTGAAGCTGCTCGACGCCATCCCGCAGGCCTGAGGTTCCGCGCGGCCCACGACCGGTGCGCAACCGGTCGTGGGTTTTGCCGTAACCTTGCTAAACGTGAGTGATGAGTTCGATGCGGCGCTGAAGGACCTGACCGGCAAGCTGGCCCAGATCGAGTCGGTGATGGACCTCGACGCGCTGCGCGCGCAGGTCGCCGAGCTCGAACAGCAGGCCTCCAGCCCGACCCTCTGGGACAACCCGGAGGAGGCGCAGAAGGTCACCAGCCAGCTGTCGCACCGCCAGAGCGAGCTGCGGCGCGTCTCCGAGCTCCGCCAGCGCCTGGACGACCTCGCCGTGCTGTACGAGCTGTCCGAGGCCGAGGGCGACACCGCCAGCATGGCCGAGGCCGAGCACGACCTCACCGGCCTGACCAAGGACGTCGACGGGCTCGAGGTCCGCACGCTGCTGTCCGGCGAGTACGACGACCGCAACGCCGTCGTCACCATCCGCTCGGAAGCCGGCGGCGTCGACGCGGCCGACTGGGCCGAGATGCTGCTCCGGATGTACCTGCGCTGGGCCGAACGCCACGGCTACCCCACCGACGTCTACGACATCTCCTACGCCGAAGAGGCGGGCATCAAGTCGGCGACGTTCAAGGTGAGCGCCCCCTACGTGTACGGCACCCTCTCGGTCGAGCAGGGCACGCACCGGCTGGTCCGGATCTCGCCGTTCGACAACCAGAGCCGCCGCCAGACCTCGTTCGCGCACGTCGAGGTGCTGCCCGAGGTCGAAGAGGTCGACCACGTGGACATCGCGGAGAAGGACATCCGCGTCGACGTGTACCGCTCGTCCGGCCCGGGTGGACAGAGCGTGAACACGACCGACTCCGCGGTGCGCATCACCCACCTGCCGACCGGCATCGTCGTCTCCTGCCAGAACGAGAAGTCGCAGCTGCAGAACAAGGCGGCCGCGCTGAAGGTCCTCCAGGCCCGGCTGATGCTGCGCAAGAAGGAAGAAGAGCGCGCCGAGATGGACGCGCTCAAGGACGGCGGCTCCAGCTGGGGCAACCAGATGCGCTCGTACGTGCTGCACCCGTACCAGATGGTCAAGGACCTGCGGACCGAGTTCGAGGTGGGCAACCCCTCGGCGGTGCTCGACGGCGACATCGACGGCTTCCTGGAGGCCGGCATCCGCTGGCGCAAGCAGGCCGGCGTCGCCTGATCTTCTTCACCGCCGGGGATTCCGGCACGCGAGCAAGGGACTTCTGCTACCGCCTGGCGACGGTTCGGCCACGCTTGGCGACGGCGGGGGTCCCTTGCCCGCTTTACGGGGCACGGGCAACCCGGGCTTAACGAGGTCCATGGGTAGTATGCCGAACCGTGATCCGGCTCGAAGAGGTTTCCAAGGTCTACAAGACCTCGACCCGTCCCGCCCTCGAGCGGGTGTCGGTCGACATAGACAAGGGCGAGTTCGTTTTCCTCATCGGACCGTCGGGTTCGGGGAAGTCGACGTTCCTGCGGCTGTTGCTGCGCGAGGAGGTCCCGAGCAAGGGCCGGGTGATGGTGTCCAACTTCGACGTCGCGAAGCTGGCCCGGCGCCGGGTGCCCCGCCTGCGCCAGACGATCGGCTGCGTGTTCCAGGACTTCCGGCTGCTCGCGAACAAGACCGTGGCGGAGAACGTCGCGTTCGCGCTCGAGGTGATCGGCAAGCCGCGGCCCACCATCAAGAAGGTGGTGCCCGAGGTGCTGGAGCTCGTCGGCCTCGACGGCAAGGCCGACCGGCTGCCCAACGAGCTTTCCGGCGGTGAGCAGCAGCGCGTGGCCATCGCGCGCGCGTTCGTGAACCGCCCGCTGGTGCTGCTCGCCGACGAGCCCACCGGGAACCTGGACCCCGACACCAGCCAGGACATCATGTTGCTGCTGGAACGCATCAACCGCACGGGGACCACCGTGCTCATGGCCACCCACGATCACTCCATCGTGGACTCGATGCGGCGCCGGGTCGTCGAGCTCCAGCTCGGCCGCGTGATCCGTGACGACGCCCGCGGGGTGTACGGCATCGGTCGCTGACCGAAGCCGTAGACCCTCCCCGAACGCCCCGAAACCGACAAGGGACAGACACCTGCGATGCGTGCCAGTTTCGTCTTCAGCGAGGTCCTCACCGGTTTGCGCCGGAACGTCACGATGACCATCGCGATGATCCTCACCACGGCGGTCTCCCTCGCCATGCTCGGCGGTGGCCTGCTCGCCGTGCGCACGATCGACAAGATGAAGGCGAACTTCCTCGCCGAGGTCGAGATCTCCATCAGCCTGGTCGACGACATCAGCGCCAACGACAAGAACTGCCAGCAGGCGCTGTGCAGTGGGCTGCGCCAGTCGCTCCAGAACAACCCCGGCGTCGACTCGGTGGTGTTCGAGAACCGCGACCAGGCCTACGACCGGTTCAAGAAGATCTTCGCGAGCCAGCCGGAGCTGCTGTCGCTGACCGGGCCGGAGGCGCTGCCTGCGTCGCTGCAGGTCAAGCTCAAGGACCCGGACCGCTCCGACGCGATCATCAAGCAGTACACCGGCCAGCCCGGCGTGCGGAAGGTCGACGACCAGAAGAAGTTCCTCGACCGCGTGTTCAACGTCTTCAACGGCGTGCGGAACATCGCGTTCGTGATGGCGCTGATCATGGCCGTCGCCGCGCTGCTGCTGATCGCGAACACCATCCAGGTCTCCGCGTTCACCCGGCGCACGGAGGTCGGCATCATGCGGCTGGTGGGCGCCACCCGGTGGTACACACAGCTGCCGTTCCTGCTGGAGGCGGTGGTCGCCGGCGTGGTCGGTGCGGTGCTCGGGACCGTCTTCCTGATCCTGACCAAGGTCTCGTTCCTCGACACCGTGTTCACCGGCGAGGTGTTCCCGCAGATCACCACGCTGGAGCTGCTGTTCCCGGTCGCGCCGATACTGCTCGCGGTCTCGGTGGTCATCTCGGCGATCACCGGCTACGTCACGCTCCGTCTGTACGTCCGACACTAGCCGCGGGTTAACCACCTGCTCAGGGCCCGGAAATCACGTAGAGTCGTCATCATGCCCAAAGAACGTGGACAGAAGGTCATCGCGTCGAACCGCAAGGCTCGGCACGATTACTCCATCCTGGACACCTACGAAGCCGGACTGGTGCTCCAGGGCACGGAGGTGAAGAGCCTTCGTGAGGGCAAGGCCTCTCTGGCCGACGCGTTCGCGACCGTGGACGACGGCGAGGTGTGGCTGCGCAACGTGCACATCCCGGAGTACACGCAGGGCACCTGGACCAACCACACGCCGCGGCGCACGCGCAAGCTGCTGCTGCACCGCGGTGAGATCGAGAAGCTGATCGGCAAGACGAAGGAGAGCGGCCTGTCGCTGGTGCCGCTCTCGATGTACTTCAAGGACGGCAAGGTCAAGGTCGAGATCGCGCTGGCCAAGGGCAAGAAGGCCTACGACAAGCGGCAGACGCTGGCCAAGCGCGACGCCGAGCGGGACATCAGCAAGGCCATGGGCCGGGCGCTGAAGGGCCGGTTCACGGAGTGACGGTGGGTCCGGCGTCGGACGAAGACGTCAGGCGATGGACCGCGTCCGTCGGCCTGGACGGGCTCGTCGACCTGCACGTGCACTTCCTGCCGAAGTCCGTGATGGACAAGGTGTGGGCGTATTTCGACCGTGCCACCGAGCACTACGGCACCGAGTGGCCGGTGTTCTACCGCACCGAGGAGAAGGAGCGGCTGGAAACCCTGCGGTCGCTGGGCGTCAAGCGGTTCGCGCCGCTGGTGTACCCGCACAAGCCGGGCATGGCCGAGTGGCTGAACTCCTGGGCCGGCGATTTCGCGGACCAGGTGCCCGACGCCGTGCGCACCGGCACGTTTTTCCCCGAGCCCTCGGCCGCGTCCTATGTGGACGCGGCGCTGCGGGCGGGCGCGCGCTGCTTCAAGGCCCACGTCCAGATCGGCGCGTACGACCCGCGTGACGAGCAGCTGGCGCCGGTCTGGGGCGCGCTGGCCGACGCGGGCGTGCCGGTGGTCGTCCACTGTGGACACGGTCCGCTGCGCGGGAACTTCACCGGGCTGCAGGTCTTCGGCGAGGTGCTGGCGAAGCACCCCGATCTGACGGCCGTGCTCGCGCACTCCGCGATGCCCGAGTTCACCGCCGCGTTCGAGCTGATG includes the following:
- the prfB gene encoding peptide chain release factor 2; this encodes MSDEFDAALKDLTGKLAQIESVMDLDALRAQVAELEQQASSPTLWDNPEEAQKVTSQLSHRQSELRRVSELRQRLDDLAVLYELSEAEGDTASMAEAEHDLTGLTKDVDGLEVRTLLSGEYDDRNAVVTIRSEAGGVDAADWAEMLLRMYLRWAERHGYPTDVYDISYAEEAGIKSATFKVSAPYVYGTLSVEQGTHRLVRISPFDNQSRRQTSFAHVEVLPEVEEVDHVDIAEKDIRVDVYRSSGPGGQSVNTTDSAVRITHLPTGIVVSCQNEKSQLQNKAAALKVLQARLMLRKKEEERAEMDALKDGGSSWGNQMRSYVLHPYQMVKDLRTEFEVGNPSAVLDGDIDGFLEAGIRWRKQAGVA
- the ftsE gene encoding cell division ATP-binding protein FtsE, whose protein sequence is MIRLEEVSKVYKTSTRPALERVSVDIDKGEFVFLIGPSGSGKSTFLRLLLREEVPSKGRVMVSNFDVAKLARRRVPRLRQTIGCVFQDFRLLANKTVAENVAFALEVIGKPRPTIKKVVPEVLELVGLDGKADRLPNELSGGEQQRVAIARAFVNRPLVLLADEPTGNLDPDTSQDIMLLLERINRTGTTVLMATHDHSIVDSMRRRVVELQLGRVIRDDARGVYGIGR
- the ftsX gene encoding permease-like cell division protein FtsX, which produces MRASFVFSEVLTGLRRNVTMTIAMILTTAVSLAMLGGGLLAVRTIDKMKANFLAEVEISISLVDDISANDKNCQQALCSGLRQSLQNNPGVDSVVFENRDQAYDRFKKIFASQPELLSLTGPEALPASLQVKLKDPDRSDAIIKQYTGQPGVRKVDDQKKFLDRVFNVFNGVRNIAFVMALIMAVAALLLIANTIQVSAFTRRTEVGIMRLVGATRWYTQLPFLLEAVVAGVVGAVLGTVFLILTKVSFLDTVFTGEVFPQITTLELLFPVAPILLAVSVVISAITGYVTLRLYVRH
- the smpB gene encoding SsrA-binding protein SmpB; the protein is MPKERGQKVIASNRKARHDYSILDTYEAGLVLQGTEVKSLREGKASLADAFATVDDGEVWLRNVHIPEYTQGTWTNHTPRRTRKLLLHRGEIEKLIGKTKESGLSLVPLSMYFKDGKVKVEIALAKGKKAYDKRQTLAKRDAERDISKAMGRALKGRFTE
- a CDS encoding amidohydrolase family protein, whose amino-acid sequence is MTVGPASDEDVRRWTASVGLDGLVDLHVHFLPKSVMDKVWAYFDRATEHYGTEWPVFYRTEEKERLETLRSLGVKRFAPLVYPHKPGMAEWLNSWAGDFADQVPDAVRTGTFFPEPSAASYVDAALRAGARCFKAHVQIGAYDPRDEQLAPVWGALADAGVPVVVHCGHGPLRGNFTGLQVFGEVLAKHPDLTAVLAHSAMPEFTAAFELMERYPRVHIDTTMVGVPFVAKMAPLPPDWTARLAGVADRVVLGTDFPNIPYSYATQLQAIAGWAADERLGEPFLRAVLHDTPAGLL